The Corynebacterium occultum sequence GGACAATGTCACCCTCGGCCCGATCAAGGTGCGGAATAAGAAGAAGAAAGAAGCTGTGGACCGCGCCATGCAGCTGCTGGAACGGGTCGGAATCGCCAACCAGGCAGACAAATATCCGGCCCAGCTTTCTGGCGGCCAGCAACAGCGCGTGGCCATTGCCCGGGCCCTGGCCATGGACCCGAAGGTCATGCTCTTCGATGAGCCGACCTCCGCCCTGGATCCGGAGATGGTCAACGAGGTCCTTGAGGTCATGGCCAACCTGGCCAAGTCAGGGATGACCATGCTCGTGGTCAGCCATGAGATGGGCTTCGCCCGCAAGGTCGCCGATCGGGTCCTGTTCATGGCTGATGGGCAGATCGTCGAGGATGCTCCCCCGGAAGAATTCTTCAGCAACCCGAAGAGTGACCGGGCCAAAGACTTCCTCGGCAAAATTCTCGCCCACTAAACCACGGTTGCACCGGCGGGAGTTCAGTTCCCCCGGCCCCATACCCACCCACAGAAGGAAAAACACGATGAAACGCTCCACTCTCCGCCTCGCCTCCGTCCTCGCTGTCGCCGGCCTCAGCAGCGTTACCCTGGCCGCCTGTAACTCCAGCTCCTCTGAAGGACTACTCGCCAATATCGAGGCCGGTTCAGTGACCCTGGGCACCAAGTACGACCAGCCGGGACTTGGCCTGCGCAACCCGGACGGCACCATGTCCGGACTTGATGTCGATGTCGCCGAATACGTCGTGGAGTACATCGCCGCTGACAATGGCTGGGATGCCCCGGAGATCACCTGGCGGGAAACTCCCTCCGCACAGCGGGAGACCCTCATCCAGAATGGCGAGGTCGACATGATCGCCGCCACCTACTCCATCAACAATGCCCGTGCCGAGACGGTCAACTTCGGTGGCCCCTACCTCCTGACCCATCAGGCACTCCTGATCCGGGAGGACAACACCGAGATCACTGAGGTGGCGGACCTCGACGGCAAAATCCTCTGCTCAGTGACCGGCTCCACCCCGGCCCAAACTGTCAAAGAGGTGCTGCCAGGTGTCCAGCTCCAGGAGTATGACACCTACTCCTCCTGTGTGGAGGCACTACGCCAGGGCAATATCGATGCGATGACCACCGATGCCACCATTCTCAACGGCTACTCCGCCCAGTCCCCCGGCCAGTTCACCGTCGTGGAGATGAGCAAGGATGACGGCGAGCCCTTCACCAATGAGTACTACGGCATCGGCCTGGCCAAGGATGATGAGGCAGCCACCGACGCCCTCAACGCCGCCCTGGAGGAAATGCATTCCAGCGGCTCCTTCGACCAATTTGTCAGCGACAACCTCGACCAAGGTGAAGGTATCACCCCGGGCACCCCGGGTGACCTGTCTTTCCTGGATTAATCACTCGTGCACCGTCCCCTCAGCAGTTGCTGAGGGGCCCCTATCCG is a genomic window containing:
- the gluA gene encoding glutamate ABC transporter ATP-binding protein GluA yields the protein MIRMKNVQKYFDDFQALTDINLEVPRGQVVVVLGPSGSGKSTLCRTINRLETIEDGTIEIDGKLLPEEGKELAKLRADVGMVFQSFNLFPHLKIRDNVTLGPIKVRNKKKKEAVDRAMQLLERVGIANQADKYPAQLSGGQQQRVAIARALAMDPKVMLFDEPTSALDPEMVNEVLEVMANLAKSGMTMLVVSHEMGFARKVADRVLFMADGQIVEDAPPEEFFSNPKSDRAKDFLGKILAH
- a CDS encoding glutamate ABC transporter substrate-binding protein, with amino-acid sequence MKRSTLRLASVLAVAGLSSVTLAACNSSSSEGLLANIEAGSVTLGTKYDQPGLGLRNPDGTMSGLDVDVAEYVVEYIAADNGWDAPEITWRETPSAQRETLIQNGEVDMIAATYSINNARAETVNFGGPYLLTHQALLIREDNTEITEVADLDGKILCSVTGSTPAQTVKEVLPGVQLQEYDTYSSCVEALRQGNIDAMTTDATILNGYSAQSPGQFTVVEMSKDDGEPFTNEYYGIGLAKDDEAATDALNAALEEMHSSGSFDQFVSDNLDQGEGITPGTPGDLSFLD